From one Lycium ferocissimum isolate CSIRO_LF1 chromosome 7, AGI_CSIRO_Lferr_CH_V1, whole genome shotgun sequence genomic stretch:
- the LOC132065513 gene encoding ubiquitin-like modifier-activating enzyme atg7, translating to MADTGKRTILQFAPFQSSVDEGFWHKLSCLKLNKLRLDESPIPITGFYAPCSHLQVSNHLTLLAESLPTESSEESSSNLASQGNRNRCPIPGILLNTNTLESFYALDKQSLLKAEAKKIWDDIYSGKVEEDSSVLLRFLVISFADLKKWSFHYWFAFPALVLDPPATLVNVKPASRCFTSEEAESLSRACNEWRSTSSTADTPFFLVSIGSNSIVTLRHLRELEACQNNGQKVLFGFYDPCHLPSNPGWPLRNYLAYICSRRGLGNIHFFCYRENRGFTDLGLSLVGEAEISLSQGWRNHENVPNVVGWELNKGKKVPRCISLAKTMDPTRLAVSAADLNLKLMRWRTLPSLNLDLLASTKCLLLGAGTLGCQVARMLMAWGVRKITLVDSGKVSMSNPIRQSLYALDDCLNGGKFKAIAAVESLKRIFPAVEAEGVVMAIPMPGHPVSSQEESSILQDCRHLCDLINSHDAIFLLTDTRESRWLPSLLCASANKITITAALGFDSFLVMRHGAGPPVDALRNSQAETSNNVSSSMENLSLSSENESQRLGCYFCNDVVAPIDSTANRTLDQQCTVTRPGLAPIASALAVELLVGVLHHPSGINARAEFANSNDNGSTEQPLGILPHQIRGSISQFSQMTLVGHASTCCTACCSTVVSEYQTKGMDFILQAINHPTYLEDLTGLTELMKSAGSYTLDWDNDSENDDDDDDCVEI from the exons ATGGCTGATACTGGAAAAAGAACAATTCTTCAATTTGCACCTTTTCAAAGTTCTGTAGATGAAGGATTTTGGCATAAATTATCTTGTTTAAAACTTAATAAACTGCGCCTTGATGAATCCCCTATTCCAATTACTG GTTTTTATGCACCTTGCTCGCATCTTCAAGTATCAAATCACTTGACTCTTCTTGCTGAATCTTTGCCTACTGAATCCAGTGAGGAATCCTCGTCTAATCTAGCTAGTCAGGGGAACAGAAATAGGTGTCCTATCCCTGGCATTCTTCTCAACACAAACACGTTGGAAAGTTTCTATGCGCTTGATAAGCAGAGCCTACTTAAGGCAGAAGCCAAGAAG ATATGGGATGACATTTACTCAGGCAAAGTTGAGGAGGACAGTTCTGTGCTCTTAAGATTCCTAGTTATATCATTTGCAGACTTGAAAAAGTGGAGTTTTCATTATTGGTTCGCTTTCCCTGCTTTGGTGCTTGATCCTCCTGCAACTCTAGTTAACGTGAAGCCAGCTTCCCGGTGCTTCACGTCTGAAGAG GCTGAATCTCTGTCTAGAGCTTGTAATGAGTGGCGTAGCACGAGCTCCACTGCAG ATACACCATTCTTTTTGGTATCTATCGGTTCAAATTCAATAGTTACTCTCAGGCATCTAAGGGAGTTGGAAGCCTGCCAAAATAATGGTCAAAAG gttctttttggtttttatgACCCTTGTCATCTTCCAAGTAATCCTGGATGGCCACTTCGCAATTATCTTGCTTATATCTGTTCAAGGCGGGGCCTTGGAAATATTCACTTTTTCTGCTACCGTGAGAACCGTGGTTTTACAGATCTGGGATTGTCACTTGTTGGAGAAGCTGAAATATCTCTTTCACAAG gATGGAGAAATCATGAGAACGTGCCTAATGTTGTGGGATGGGAACTAAACAAAGGGAAGAAGGTACCGAGATGCATCAGCCTTGCTAAAACTATGGATCCGACAAG GCTAGCTGTATCAGCTGCTGATTTGAACTTGAAACTAATGAGATGGCGCACATTGCCGTCATTGAATCTAGACCTTTTGGCTTCCACGAAATGTCTCCTCCTTGGAGCAGGTACACTCGGATGCCAGGTCGCTCGAATGCTTATG GCATGGGGTGTCCGAAAAATTACATTGGTAGACAGTGGTAAGGTCTCAATGTCTAATCCAATAAGGCAGTCACTTTATGCGCTTGATGACTGTTTAAATGGTGGAAAATTTAAGGCCATTGCAGCAGTTGAAAGCCTTAAGCGGATATTTCCAGCAGTG GAAGCAGAAGGTGTTGTGATGGCTATTCCGATGCCTGGACATCCAGTATCTAGCCAAGAAGAAAGTAGTATACTTCAGGACTGCAGGCATTTGTGTGATTTGATTAACTCACATGACGCGATCTTTCTATTAACTGATACACGGGAAAGTCGATGGCTTCCTAGTCTACTTTGTGCAAGTGCGAACAAG ATTACTATTACTGCAGCCTTAGGCTTCGATAGCTTTCTAGTTATGCGTCATGGGGCGGGACCCCCCGTGGATGCTCTACGAAACTCGCAAGCTGAAACTTCGAATAACGTCTCCTCTAGTATGGAGAATCTCTCCCTTTCAAGTGAAAATGAGTCACAGAGATTGGGGTGTTACTTTTGCAATGATGTGGTTGCACCAATTGAT TCAACGGCTAATCGTACCCTAGACCAACAATGCACGGTTACTCGTCCCGGGCTTGCTCCTATTGCATCAGCCCTTGCTGTTGAACTTTTGGTTGGAGTTTTGCATCATCCTTCTGG AATAAACGCTAGAGCTGAGTTTGCAAACTCGAATGATAACGGTAGCACTGAACAACCTCTTGGCATTCTACCTCATCAAATTCGGGGCTCCATCTCTCAATTTTCTCAGATGACACTTGTTGGTCATGCTTCAACTTGTTGCACTGCTTGTTGCTCCACT GTGGTATCAGAATATCAAACGAAAGGGATGGACTTCATACTACAAGCTATCAATCATCCTACATATCTGGAGGATCTAACTGGACTAACAGAACTCATGAAGTCAGCGGGATCTTACACGCTGGACTGGGATAACGATAGTGAAAATGATGACGACGATGATGATTGTGTAGAAATATAA